A window from Montipora capricornis isolate CH-2021 chromosome 7, ASM3666992v2, whole genome shotgun sequence encodes these proteins:
- the LOC138056439 gene encoding ubiquitin-conjugating enzyme E2 N-like — protein MSAGLPRRITKETQRLLAEPVPGIHAIPSEQNARYFKVSIEGPSQSPYENGVFNLELFLPEEYPMAAPKVRFMTKIYHPNIDKLGRICLDILKDKWSPALQIRTVLLSIQALLSAPNPDDPLANDVAEQWKENEVKAIETARCWTRQFASAK, from the exons ATGTCCGCTGGATTGCCGAGAAGGATAACCAAG GAAACACAGCGTCTACTTGCCGAGCCTGTGCCGGGAATACATGCTATTCCAAGCGAACAAAATGCAAGATACTTCAAAGTTAGCATAGAAGGTCCAAGCCAG TCGCCTTACGAAAATGGAGTATTTAATCTCGAGCTATTTCTTCCCGAGGAATACCCAATGGCTGCCCCAAAGGTCCGTTTTATGACCAAAATTTACCATCCTAACATAGACAAACTGGGTCGGATCTGCCTGGATATTCTAAAAG ATAAATGGAGCCCAGCACTTCAGATCCGCACAGTTCTCCTGTCGATTCAAGCTCTTCTCAGTGCGCCAAATCCGGATGATCCATTGGCCAATGACGTTGCTGAACAGTGGAAGGAAAATGAAGTCAAAGCTATTGAGACTG CTCGTTGTTGGACAAGACAGTTTGCAAGTGCAAAATAG